A single genomic interval of Cucumis sativus cultivar 9930 chromosome 5, Cucumber_9930_V3, whole genome shotgun sequence harbors:
- the LOC101215524 gene encoding probable choline kinase 2 isoform X2, which yields MVTVENTINKKEDRLPREAREILQSLAIKWGDEIDSSALQMIPLKGAMTNEVFQIKWPTKTEDVSRKVLVRIYGEGVDVFFNREDEIKTFEFMSKHGQGPRLLGRFSSGRIEEFIHARTLSAVDLRDSEISSLIAVKMKEFHDLNIPGSKNVCLWNRLRNWLTAAKKCSLPEEAKAFHLDSMEEEISILEKDLLGDRQSIGFCHNDLQYGNIMLDEETRSITIIDYEYASYNPIAFDIANHFCEMTADYHTDTPHVLDYIKYPGLEERKRFVQIYLSASGHQPNDAEVEQLVQDVEKYTLASHLVWGLWGIISVILFSRHVSLWLLALITLSFQNVMAVLFCANC from the exons ATGGTCACAGTGGAGaatacaataaataagaaagaagatcGTCTACCTAGAGAAGCAAGGGAGATTTTGCAGTCATTGGCTATCAAGTGGGGAGATGAAATTGATTCAAGTGCATTGCAAATGATCCCTTTGAAGGGAGCCATGACCAATGAGGTCTTCCAAATCAAGTGGCCGACTAAAACAGAGGATGTCTCAAGAAAGGTTTTGGTTAGGATTTATGGTGAAGGCGTGGACGTGTTTTTTAACCGAGAAGATGAGATAAAGACATTTGAATTTATGTCAAAGCACGGGCAGGGACCTCGGCTTCTAGGGCGATTTTCAAGTGGCCGAATTGAAGAGTTCATCCATGCAAGG ACACTATCAGCTGTGGATCTACGCGATTCAGAAATATCTTCCCTTATAGCTGTTAAAATGAAGGAGTTCCATGATCTCAATATTCCAGGTTCAAAGAATGTGTGTTTGTGGAATAGATTACG AAATTGGCTAACTGCTGCCAAAAAATGTTCCCTGCCTGAAGAAGCCAAAGCCTTTCACTTGGATTCTATGGAAGAAGAGATTTCTATATTGGAAAAGGACCTCTTGGGTGATCGTCAAAGTATAGGTTTTTGCCACAATGATCTACAGTACGGAAACATAATGCTAGATGAGGAGACGAGATCAATAACTATAATC GATTATGAGTATGCAAGTTATAATCCCATAGCCTTTGACATTGCAAATCACTTCTGTGAAATGACAGCTGATTATCATACAGATACTCCTCATGTTTTGGACTACATCAAATATCCGG GTTTGGAGGAGCGCAAAAGATTTGTTCAAATATATCTGAGTGCTTCAG GTCATCAACCCAACGATGCTGAGGTGGAGCAATTAGTCCAAGATGTTGAGAAGTATACTCTTGCTAGCCATCTTGTCTGGGGCCTCTGGGGAATAATATCGGTAATTTTGTTCTCCAGACATGTCTCACTATGGTTATTAGCCTTAATCACACtatcttttcaaaatgttatggCCGTTTTATTTTGTGCTAACTGCTAA
- the LOC101215524 gene encoding probable choline kinase 2 isoform X1: protein MVTVENTINKKEDRLPREAREILQSLAIKWGDEIDSSALQMIPLKGAMTNEVFQIKWPTKTEDVSRKVLVRIYGEGVDVFFNREDEIKTFEFMSKHGQGPRLLGRFSSGRIEEFIHARTLSAVDLRDSEISSLIAVKMKEFHDLNIPGSKNVCLWNRLRNWLTAAKKCSLPEEAKAFHLDSMEEEISILEKDLLGDRQSIGFCHNDLQYGNIMLDEETRSITIIDYEYASYNPIAFDIANHFCEMTADYHTDTPHVLDYIKYPGLEERKRFVQIYLSASGHQPNDAEVEQLVQDVEKYTLASHLVWGLWGIISEHVNDIDFDYIEYARQRFEQYWSRKPDLLGQEKVTRV from the exons ATGGTCACAGTGGAGaatacaataaataagaaagaagatcGTCTACCTAGAGAAGCAAGGGAGATTTTGCAGTCATTGGCTATCAAGTGGGGAGATGAAATTGATTCAAGTGCATTGCAAATGATCCCTTTGAAGGGAGCCATGACCAATGAGGTCTTCCAAATCAAGTGGCCGACTAAAACAGAGGATGTCTCAAGAAAGGTTTTGGTTAGGATTTATGGTGAAGGCGTGGACGTGTTTTTTAACCGAGAAGATGAGATAAAGACATTTGAATTTATGTCAAAGCACGGGCAGGGACCTCGGCTTCTAGGGCGATTTTCAAGTGGCCGAATTGAAGAGTTCATCCATGCAAGG ACACTATCAGCTGTGGATCTACGCGATTCAGAAATATCTTCCCTTATAGCTGTTAAAATGAAGGAGTTCCATGATCTCAATATTCCAGGTTCAAAGAATGTGTGTTTGTGGAATAGATTACG AAATTGGCTAACTGCTGCCAAAAAATGTTCCCTGCCTGAAGAAGCCAAAGCCTTTCACTTGGATTCTATGGAAGAAGAGATTTCTATATTGGAAAAGGACCTCTTGGGTGATCGTCAAAGTATAGGTTTTTGCCACAATGATCTACAGTACGGAAACATAATGCTAGATGAGGAGACGAGATCAATAACTATAATC GATTATGAGTATGCAAGTTATAATCCCATAGCCTTTGACATTGCAAATCACTTCTGTGAAATGACAGCTGATTATCATACAGATACTCCTCATGTTTTGGACTACATCAAATATCCGG GTTTGGAGGAGCGCAAAAGATTTGTTCAAATATATCTGAGTGCTTCAG GTCATCAACCCAACGATGCTGAGGTGGAGCAATTAGTCCAAGATGTTGAGAAGTATACTCTTGCTAGCCATCTTGTCTGGGGCCTCTGGGGAATAATATCG GAGCATGTGAACGATATTGACTTTGATTACATCGAATATGCGAGGCAGAGGTTTGAACAGTATTGGTCCAGGAAACCTGATCTTCTGGGTCAAGAGAAAGTGACTCGTGTATAG